A region of the Sideroxydans lithotrophicus ES-1 genome:
ATGAAGTCGCCGATCACGAGCATGGCTATCGTACTGAAAGCCCTGTCCGAGAAGAAGGCCGGCGCTGCTGCTTAACTAATCAATCATTCAATTTAGGAAGAACAACATGGCATTCGATAAAGACGCATTTTTGGCCGCACTGGACAGCATGTCCGTGCTGGAATTGAACGAACTGGTGAAGGCTGTCGAAGAGAAGTTCGGCGTATCCGCTGCAGCGATGGCTGCTCCTGCTGCTGGTGGCGCTGCTGCTGGTGGCGCTGCTGCTGCGGCTGAGCAGACCGAGTTCACTGTGACCCTGAAGTCCGCTGGCGACCAGAAGGTGAACGTGATCAAGGTCGTTCGCACCATCACCGGCCTGGGCCTGAAAGAAGCCAAGGATCTGGTTGACGGCGCACCGAAGGTGGTCAAGGAAGGCATCAGCAAAGCCGATGCTGACGCGATCGCCAAGCAACTGATCGAAGCTGGCGCAACCGCTGAAGTCAAGTAAGTACAGTGTTTGCAGAGAGGCTGACGGGAAAACCGTCAGCCTTTTGCCGCTTCTGGATACTAAACGGGATTTTGTGTTCGGCTGTGTAGAAGTTAATGGTTAAGCGGTGCGCGAGCGCCGATTGTCCCTTACCTTTTCCTTCTGTAGTGGAGATATCATGAGCTATTCTTTTACCGAAAAAAAACGTATTCGTAAAAGTTTTGCGAAGCGCGTCGGCGCTTTGCCGGTGCCGTTTTTGTTGTCCACCCAGTTGGAATCCTACAGCGATTTCCTGCAGGCGTGGGTCGCACCCGAACAACGCAAGAACGAAGGCCTGCAAGCCGCCTTCAATTCCATCTTCCCGATCGAGAGCCACACCAAGTTCGCGCGCCTGGACTTCGTCAGCTATACGCTGGGTATGCCGCCGTTCGATGTGCGTGAATGCCAGCAACGCGGTTTGACCTATGCTTCGCCGTTGCGTGCTCGTGTGCGCCTGACCATTCTGGACAAGGAAGCCTCCAAGCCGACCGTGAAGGAGGTGAAGGAGCAGGAAGTCTATATGGGCGAGATCCCGTTGATGACCAATACCGGCTCGTTCGTGATCAACGGCACCGAGCGCGTGATCGTCTCGCAGTTGCACCGTTCTCCCGGCGTGTTCTTCGAGCATGACCGCGGCAAGACCCACTCTTCCGGCAAGCTGCTGTTCTCCGCGCGCGTGATTCCCTACCGTGGTTCGTGGCTGGACTTCGAGTTCGACGCCAAGGATTACGTCTACTTCCGTATCGACCGCCGCCGCAAGATGCCGGTGACGATCCTGCTGAAGTCGCTGGGCTATACACCGGAACAGATCCTGCAGATGTTCTTCCAGTTCGATACCTTCCATTTCGGTAAGAAGGGCATCCAGTTCGAGGTGGTGCCAGAGCGCTTGCGCGGCGAGATTGCGCGCTTCGATATCGAAGGCAAGGGCGGCAAGCTCATCGTCGCCAAGGATAAGCGCATCACCGTGCGCCATATCCGCGAGATGCAGGAGGCCGGCATCGACAAGCTGACCGTGGGTACGGATTTTCTGGTTGGCCGGGTATTGGCGCACAACATCGTGGACAAGGACAGCGGCGAGATCATCGCCAATGCCAACGACGAGATCACCGAGACTTTGCTGGACAAGCTGGAAGCTGCGGGTATCGCCAAGATCAATACGCTGTACACCAACGACTTGGACCAGGGCGGTTTCATTTCGCAGACCTTGCGTACCGACGAGACGACTGACCAGTGGACGGCGCGCGTGGCTATCTACCGCATGATGCGTCCCGGCGAGCCGCCCACCGAAGATGCAGTGGAGGCGTTGTTCAACGGCTTGTTCTTCAACGAAGATCGCTATGACCTGTCGGCAGTCGGTCGCATGAAGTTCAATCGCCGCGTGGGTCGCGAGGAGTTGACTGGTGCTGTCACTCTGTCCAACGAAGACATCGTGGAAGTGATCCGCATCCTGGTCGAGTTGCGCAACGGTCGCGGCGAGATCGACGACATCGACCACCTGGGTAACCGCCGCGTGCGCGCCGTGGGCGAATTGGCCGAGAACCAGTTCCGTACCGGTCTGGCTCGTGTCGAGCGCGCCGTCAAGGAGCGTCTGGGCCAGGCCGAAGCCGACAACCTGATGCCGCACGACCTGATCAACGCCAAGCCGATCTCCGCTGCAGTCAAGGAGTTCTTCGGTTCGTCGCAACTGTCGCAGTTCATGGACCAGACCAACCCGCTGGCGGAAGTGACGCACAAGCGTCGTATTTCTGCGCTGGGACCGGGCGGTCTGACCCGTGAGCGCGCCGGCTTCGAAGTGCGCGACGTGCACCCGACCCACTATGGCCGCGTGTGCCCGATCGAGACACCGGAAGGTCCGAACATCGGCCTGATCAACTCGCTGGCGCTGTATGCGCGCACCAACGAATACGGCTTCATCGAGACGCCGTATCGCCGCGTAGTGAAGAGCCGCGCCACTGACGACGTGGACTACCTGTCTGCGATCGAAGAAGGCAAGTTCACCATCGCGCAGGCGAATGCCGAACTGGACAAGAAGGGCCACTTCACCAACGACATCGTGTCTGCACGTCAACACAACGAGTTCGTGCTGGCCGAGCCGGACAAGCTGGAATACATGGACGTGGCGCCGGCACAGGTGGTGTCCGTGGCTGCTTCGCTGATTCCGTTCCTGGAGCACGATGACGCGAACCGTGCCTTGATGGGCGCCAACATGCAACGCCAGGCAGTGCCTGTGCTGCGTGCCGAGAAGGCATTGGTCGGTACCGGTATCGAGCGCACCGTGGCGGTCGACTCCGGTACGGCTGTACAAGCCTGGCGCGGCGGTCGCGTGGACTATGTGGATTCCGGCCGTATCGTGGTGCGCGTCAACGACGACGAAACCACCGCGGGCGAAGTCGGCGTGGACATCTACAACCTGACCAAGTACACCCGTTCCAACCAGAACACCAACATCAACCAGCGTCCGCTGGTGCGCGTGGGCGATGTGATCGCCCGCGGCGACGTGGTGGCTGACGGAGCTTCGACTGACATGGGCGAATTGGCGCTGGGTCAGAACATGATGATCGCATTCATGCCGTGGAACGGCTACAACTTCGAGGACTCGATCCTGATTTCCGAGCGCGTGGTCGCGGAAGACCGTTTCACTTCGATCCATATCGAAGAGTTGACGGTGATGGCTCGCGACACCAAGCTGGGCACCGAAGAAATTACCCGCGACATCCCGAACCTGTCGGAAGCGCAGATGGCGCGTCTGGACGAGTGCGGCATCGTGCATATCGGCGCCGAAGTCGGCGTGGGTGACGTGCTGGTGGGCAAGGTTACCCCCAAGGGCGAGACGCAACTGACGCCGGAAGAGAAACTGCTGCGCGCGATCTTCGGCGAGAAGGCTTCCGATGTGAAGGACACCAGCTTGCGCGTGAAGGCCGGCATCTCCGGTACCGTCATCGACGTGCAAGTGTTCACCCGCGAAGGCTTGCAACGCGACAAGCGCGCGCAACAGATCATCGACGATGAACTGTCGCGCTACAAGAAAGACCTGGCCGACCAGATGCGTATCGTCGAGGCTGACTTGTTTGCCCGTCTGGAGAAGTTGCTGCACAACAAGGTCGCCAATGGCGGTCCGAAGAAACTGGCCAAGGGTACCAAGCTGAACAAGGAATACCTGCACAGCATCGAGCACCACCAGTGGTTCGATATCCGCGTTGCCGACGATGAGGTGGCTGCGCAGATGGAGCAAGTCAAGGAAGCGCTGGCACAGAAGCGTGTGGAATTCGATGCGGCGTTCGAACTGAAGAAAAAGAAACTGACCCAGGGCGACGAGTTGCAAGCCGGCGTGCAGAAGATGGTCAAGGTGTATGTGGCGGTTAAACGCCGCCTGCAGCCCGGCGACAAGATGGCGGGTCGCCACGGAAACAAGGGTGTGGTGTCACGCATCGTGCCGGTGGAAGACATGCCGCGCATGGCCGACGGTACGCCGGTGGAAGTGGTGCTGAACCCGCTGGGCGTGCCGTCGCGTATGAACATCGGACAGGTGCTGGAAGTGCACTTGGGCTGGGCGGCCAAGGGGCTGGGCAAGAAGATCAACCAGATGCTGGAAGCTGAGGCCAAGATCGCCGATGTGCGCAAATTCCTCGGCAAGATATACAAGGGCGACCAGGCCGACGAGATCGCGACTTTCACCGACGAGGAGGTTGTCGAGTTGTGCCGCAACCTGAAGGCCGGTGTGCCATTCGCGACCCCCGTGTTCGACGGAGCCAGCGAAGAAGAGATCAAGGATCTGCTGGAGCTGGCCGATCTGCCGCGTTCCGGCCAGATCCAGCTGTACGACGGACGCACCGGCGATGCCTTCGATCGCAAGGTTACCGTGGGTTACATGCATGTGCTGAAACTGCACCACCTGGTCGACGACAAGATGCACGCGCGTTCCACTGGTCCTTACAGCCTGGTCACGCAGCAGCCTCTGGGCGGCAAGGCGCAGTTCGGTGGTCAACGTTTCGGTGAGATGGAAGTCTGGGCGCTGGAGGCATACGGTGCGGCATACACGCTACAGGAGATGCTCACGGTCAAGTCAGATGACGTCAACGGACGTACCAAGGTGTACGAGAACATCGTCAAGGGCGATCACAAGATCGATGCCGGCATGCCGGAGTCGTTCAACGTGCTCACCAAGGAAATCCGCTCTTTGGGTATCGATATCGATCTGGAACGGCACTGACAACTCCTCACGCGGTTCGCCGCGTAGAGGATTGCGTAACTTTGTTGCTAAGCGCAGGCACAGTAAAAGGAGTCAAACATGAAAGCATTGCTGGATTTATTCAAGCAGGTCACACAGAAGGAAGAGTTCGATACGATCAAGATCGGGCTGGCCTCTCCCGAGAAGATCCGTTCGTGGTCTTATGGCGAAGTGAAGAAACCGGAGACCATCAACTACCGCACCTTCAAGCCCGAGCGCGACGGTCTTTTCTGCGCCAAGATATTCGGGCCAGTCAAGGATTACGAATGTCTTTGCGGCAAGTACAAGCGCCTCAAGCATCGCGGTGTGATCTGCGAAAAGTGCGGCGTGGAAGTCACCTTGTCCAAGGTACGCCGCGAGCGCATGGGCCACATCGAGCTGGCCTCCCCAGTTGCGCATATCTGGTTCCTGAAGTCGCTGCCATCCCGTCTGGGCATGGTGCTGGACATGACCCTGCGCGACATCGAACGCGTGCTGTACTTTGAAGCCTATGTGGTGACCGAGCCCGGCATGACCCCGCTGAACCGCGGTCAGCTGTTGTCCGAGGACGATTACCTTGCCAAGCTGGAAGAGTACGGCGACGAGTTCTCCGCCGTGATGGGTGCCGAGGGCGTGCGCGCATTGTTGCGTGCACTGGATGTGCCGGCCGAGATCGAAAAGCTGCGCGCCGAACTGGAAGCGACCAGTTCCGAGACCAAGATCAAGAAATTCGCCAAGCGCCTGAAGGTGCTGGAAGCGTTCATGCAGTCCGGCATCAAACCGGAATGGATGGTGATGGAAGTGCTGCCGGTGCTGCCACCGGAATTGCGTCCGCTGGTGCCGCTGGATGGTGGCCGTTTCGCGACTTCCGACCTGAACGATCTGTATCGCCGCGTGATCAACCGTAACAACCGCCTGAAGCGTCTGCTGGAACTGAAGGCACCAGAGATCATCGTGCGCAACGAGAAGCGCATGCTGCAGGAGTCCGTGGACTCGCTGCTGGACAACGGTCGTCGCGGCAAGGCCATGACCGGTGCCAACAAGCGCCCGCTGAAATCGCTGGCCGACATGATCAAGGGCAAGGGCGGTCGTTTCCGTCAGAACCTGCTGGGCAAGCGCGTGGACTACTCCGGCCGTTCAGTGATCGTGGTGGGCCCGCAGCTGAAACTGCACCAGTGCGGTCTGCCGAAAAAGATGGCGCTGGAACTGTTCAAGCCGTTCATCTTCGAGCGTCTGGAAAAGATGGGGCTAGCCACCACGATCAAGGCCGGCAAACGCATGGTCGAGGCGGAAGAGCCTATCGTGTGGGATATCCTGGAGGAAGTCATCCACGAGCATCCGGTGATGCTGAACCGCGCACCTACGCTGCACCGTCTGGGTATCCAGGCATTCGAGCCTATCCTGATCGAAGGCAAGGCCATCCAGTTGCATCCGCTGGTCTGCTCGGCATTCAACGCCGACTTCGACGGTGACCAGATGGCTGTGCACGTGCCGCTGTCGCTGGAAGCGCAGATGGAAGCGCGCACCCTGATGCTGGCCTCCAACAACGTGCTGTCTCCAGCCAACGGTGAGCCGATCATCGTGCCGTCGCAGGACATCGTGCTGGGGCTGTACTACATGACGCGCGAGAAAGTCGGTGCACTCGGTGAAGGTTCCATCTTCGCGGACGTGTCCGAAGTATTGCGTGCCTACCGTTCCAATCAGGTGGACCTGCAAGCCAAGGTGGTGGTGCGTATCAAGGAAGTGGTCACCAACGAAGCAGGCGAGAAGCAGGACAAGCTGACACGCTACGAGACCACGGTGGGCCGTTCCATCCTGTCCGAGATTCTGCCGGCGAACCTGCCGTTCAGCGCAGTGAACAAGACACTGAAGAAAAAAGAGATCTCGCGCCTGATCAACACCAGTTTCCGTCGTTGCGGTCTGCGCGACACGGTGATCATGGCCGACCAGTTGATGTATACCGGTTTCGCCTACGCGACCCGCGCCGGCATCTCGATCTGTGTGGACGACATGCTGGTGCCGCAACAGAAGAACGATCTGATCGCCGCTGCCGAAAAAGAAGTGCACGAGATCCAGACTCAGTACACCTCCGGTCTGGTGACCCAGGGCGAGCGCTACAACAAGGTGGTGGACATCTGGGGCCGTACCGGCGATCAGGTCGCCAAGGCCATGATGGATCAACTCGGCGTTGAGCCTGTGCGCGACCTGACAACGGGTGAAGCACTGTTCGACAAGAAGGGCAAGGCAGTCACGCAGGAGTCGTTCAACTCCATCTACATGATGGCCGACTCCGGCGCGCGCGGTTCTGCGGCGCAGATTCGTCAGTTGTCCGGCATGCGCGGTCTGATGGCGAAGCCGGACGGCTCCATCATCGAGACGCCGATCACCGCGAACTTCCGCGAAGGCCTGAACATGCTGCAGTACTTCATTTCCACCCACGGTGCACGTAAGGGTCTGGCGGATACTGCGTTGAAGACGGCGAACTCCGGCTACCTGACGCGTCGTCTGGTGGACGTGACGCAGGATCTGGTCATTACCGAAAACGATTGCGGCACGACCAACGGTCGTTCGATGAAGGCGCTGGTCGAAGGCGGCGAAGTGATCGAAGCCTTGCGCGAGCGTATCCTTGGCCGCGTGGTGGCAGCGGATGTGGTTAATCCGGAAACCAGCGAGACTTTGTACGAAGCCGGTACTCTGCTTGACGAAGACAAGGTCGAGCATATCGAATCACTGGGTGTCGATGAGGTGCGCGTGCGCACTCCGCTGACCTGCGATACGCGCTATGGCCTGTGCGCCAAGTGCTATGGTCGCGATCTGGGGCGCGGCGGTCTGGTGAACGTGGGCGAAGCAGTCGGTGTGATCGCTGCGCAGTCCATCGGCGAGCCGGGCACACAGCTGACCATGCGTACCTTCCACATCGGTGGTGCGGCATCGCGTACCGTGGTGGCAAGCCAGGTTGAAAGCAAGTCCAATGGCGTCATCAAGTACAGCCCGAACATGCGCACCGTAACCACGGCACGCGGCGAACTGGTGGTGGTGGCTCGTTCCGGCGAAGTGATGGTGACCGACGACCATGGCCGTGAGCGCGAGCGTCACAAGGTGCCGTACGGTGCCAACCTGACCGAACGCGAAGGCAAGACTGTGCGTGCAGGCGAGATCCTGGCGACCTGGGATCCGCATACCCGTCCGATCATTACCGAATATGCAGGCCGTGTGCGCTTCGAGAACGTGGAAGAAGGCGCGACCGTCGCCAAGCAGATTGATGAAGTGACCGGTTTGTCTACGTTGGTGGTCATCGATCCGAAACGTTCCACTACCGGCAAGGGTGTGCGTCCGCTGGTGCGTCTGCTGGATGACGCCGGGCACGAGATCAAGATCGCCGGAACGGAAACGCCGATCTCGGTGACCTTCCAGGTGGGCTCCATCATTACCGTGGAAGACGGCCAGCATGTGGGCGTCGGCGATGTGCTGGCACGCATCCCGCAGGAAAGCTCGAAGACGCGCGACATCACCGGCGGTCTGCCGCGCGTGGCCGAGCTGTTCGAGGCGCGTTCGCCCAAAGACGCAGGCATGTTGGCGGAAGTCACTGGTACGGCCTCGTTCGGTAAGGAGACCAAAGGCAAGCAGCGTCTGGTCATCACCGATACCGAAGGTCAGGCGCATGAATTCCTGATCACCAAGGACAAGCATGTGCTGGTGCACGACGGTCAAGTGGTGAACCAGGGAGAGATGATCGTGGATGGTCCGGCCGATCCGCACGATATCCTGCGTTTGCTGGGTATCGAAGCGCTAGCGCAGTACATCACCGACGAAGTGCAGGACGTGTACCGTCTGCAGGGCGTGAAGATCAACGACAAGCACATTGAGGTGATCGTGCGCCAGATGCTGCGCCGTATCGCCATCATCGACGAGGGCGATACCACCTTCATTCCGAAGGAGCAGGTGGAGCGTGCTGAGTTGCTGCAGGAAAACGAACGCGTGGTGGCAGCAGGCAAGCAACCGGCGACTTTCCAGCACATGCTGCTGGGTATCACCAAGGCATCTTTATCCACCGATTCGTTCATCTCCGCAGCTTCCTTCCAGGAAACGACGCGCGTGCTGACCGAGGCGGCGATCATGGGCAAGAAAGACGATCTGCGAGGTCTCAAGGAAAACGTCATCGTCGGTCGCCTCATTCCGGCCGGTACGGGCTTGGCCTATCACGTATTGCGTCGCAAGCAGCGTTTGGGTCTGGACATGGCGGAAGGAGCCGGATTGACCGAGTTGGCGGACGCCGCAGAGGCACAGGAAGGCGTCTAGTTGCTTGACAGGAAACTGCTTCGTCAATAGAATGCGCGGTCTTTTTAGTCCGCGCATTTCTGTACAGGTCGGTGCAGATGTGCTTGCAAGGCAGTTTTTTAGATTTAACTAATTAGTTTTTAAACAGTTTTCAGGAAGCGATAAACAATGCCAACCATCAACCAGTTAGTGCGCACAGGCCGTACGGCCGAAGTGACCAAGAGCAAGGTGCCGGCTCTCGCGGGTAGCCCCCAAAAGCGCGGTGTTTGCACACGCGTTTACACCACGACGCCGAAAAAGCCGAACTCGGCGCTGCGTAAGGTCGCCAAGGTGCGTCTAACCAACGGTTTTGAGGTCATCTCCTACATCGGTGGTGAAGGCCATAACCTGCAAGAGCACAGTGTGGTGTTGCTGCGCGGCGGTCGTGTGAAAGACTTGCCGGGTGTGCGTTACCACATGGTGCGCGGCAGCCTGGATACGGCAGGCGTGAAGGATCGCAAACAGTCTCGTTCCAAGTACGGTGCCAAGCGCCCGAAAAAAGCGTAATTCAGAAATTAGTCAGATATAACTGAGGTATTGATATGCCAAGACGTAGAGAAGTCCCCAAGCGCGAAGTTCTGCCGGATCCAAAGTTCGGTAATCAGGATCTTTCCAAGTTCGTCAACGTGCTGATGACTGCCGGCAAGAAGTCGGTGGCTGAGCGCATTCTGTACGGCGCCCTGGAGCAGGTCGGAAAGAAGAGCGGCAAGGATCCGATCGAGGTGTTCAATCAGGCAATCTCGAATGCCAAGCCTCAGGTCGAAGTGAAGAGTCGTCGCGTGGGTGGTGCAAACTACCAGGTTCCGGTCGAAGTGCGTCCGTCCCGTCGTATGGCGCTGGCGATGCGCTGGCTGAAGGAGTTTGCGCGCAAGCGCGGCGAAAAGTCCATGGGCATGCGCCTAGCTGGCGAGCTGATCGACGCTTCCGAAGGTCGCGGCGGTGCGGTCAAGAAGCGCGAAGAAGTACATCGCATGGCTGAGGCCAACAAGGCGTTCTCGCATTTCAGGTTCTAAATTTCGAATCCCTAAAAGTATAAAGACAAGGTTAGGTATACAGTGGCACGCAAAACACCCATCGAACGCTATCGCAATATCGGCATCAGTGCACATATTGATGCGGGTAAGACTACGACTACTGAGCGCATCCTGTTCTATACGGGTGTGAGTCACAAGATCGGTGAGGTGCACGACGGTGCGGCCACGATGGACTGGATGGAGCAAGAGCAGGAGCGTGGTATCACCATCACCTCCGCTGCGACCACCTGTTTCTGGAAGGGGATGGATAACTCATTCCCTGAACACCGCTTCAACATCATCGATACGCCTGGACACGTGGACTTTACCATTGAGGTGGAGCGTTCCATGCGCGTGCTGGATGGTGCGTGCATGGTTTATTGTGCGGTGGGCGGTGTGCAGCCGCAATCCGAGACTGTTTGGCGCCAGGCTAACAAATACAAGGTGCCGCGTCTGGCTTTTGTGAACAAGATGGACCGTACCGGCGCGAACTTCTTCAAGGTGGTTACGCAAATGCAAACCCGCCTGAGGGCTAATCCTGTTCCGCTCGTAATCCCGATTGGCGCGGAAGAAGGTTTCACTGGTGTTGTGGATCTGATCAAGATGCGAGCCATCATCTGGGATGAAGCTTCTCAGGGCATGAAGTTCGAATACAAGGAAATTCCGGCTGAGTTGGTGGCGAGTGCCAATGAATGGCGTGCAAAGATGGTCGAGACAGCCGCCGAAGCGTCCGAAGAGTTGATGAATCAGTATCTCGAAAATGGCGATTTGACTGAAGAGCAGATCATTCTGGGTATTCGCACCCGTACCATCGCCTGCGAGATTCAGCCGATGTTGTGCGGTTCCGCATTCAAGAACAAGGGTGTGCAGCGCATGCTGGATGCAGTGATCATGTTCTTGCCGTCGCCGGTGGATATTCCGGATGTGACGGGTGAAACTGAGGCTGGCGAGCCGACATCCCGCAAGGCCGACGACAGTGAGAAGTTTTCTGCGCTGGCGTTCAAGCTGATGACCGACCCGTTTGTCGGTCAACTGACCTT
Encoded here:
- the rplL gene encoding 50S ribosomal protein L7/L12, which codes for MAFDKDAFLAALDSMSVLELNELVKAVEEKFGVSAAAMAAPAAGGAAAGGAAAAAEQTEFTVTLKSAGDQKVNVIKVVRTITGLGLKEAKDLVDGAPKVVKEGISKADADAIAKQLIEAGATAEVK
- the rpoB gene encoding DNA-directed RNA polymerase subunit beta codes for the protein MSYSFTEKKRIRKSFAKRVGALPVPFLLSTQLESYSDFLQAWVAPEQRKNEGLQAAFNSIFPIESHTKFARLDFVSYTLGMPPFDVRECQQRGLTYASPLRARVRLTILDKEASKPTVKEVKEQEVYMGEIPLMTNTGSFVINGTERVIVSQLHRSPGVFFEHDRGKTHSSGKLLFSARVIPYRGSWLDFEFDAKDYVYFRIDRRRKMPVTILLKSLGYTPEQILQMFFQFDTFHFGKKGIQFEVVPERLRGEIARFDIEGKGGKLIVAKDKRITVRHIREMQEAGIDKLTVGTDFLVGRVLAHNIVDKDSGEIIANANDEITETLLDKLEAAGIAKINTLYTNDLDQGGFISQTLRTDETTDQWTARVAIYRMMRPGEPPTEDAVEALFNGLFFNEDRYDLSAVGRMKFNRRVGREELTGAVTLSNEDIVEVIRILVELRNGRGEIDDIDHLGNRRVRAVGELAENQFRTGLARVERAVKERLGQAEADNLMPHDLINAKPISAAVKEFFGSSQLSQFMDQTNPLAEVTHKRRISALGPGGLTRERAGFEVRDVHPTHYGRVCPIETPEGPNIGLINSLALYARTNEYGFIETPYRRVVKSRATDDVDYLSAIEEGKFTIAQANAELDKKGHFTNDIVSARQHNEFVLAEPDKLEYMDVAPAQVVSVAASLIPFLEHDDANRALMGANMQRQAVPVLRAEKALVGTGIERTVAVDSGTAVQAWRGGRVDYVDSGRIVVRVNDDETTAGEVGVDIYNLTKYTRSNQNTNINQRPLVRVGDVIARGDVVADGASTDMGELALGQNMMIAFMPWNGYNFEDSILISERVVAEDRFTSIHIEELTVMARDTKLGTEEITRDIPNLSEAQMARLDECGIVHIGAEVGVGDVLVGKVTPKGETQLTPEEKLLRAIFGEKASDVKDTSLRVKAGISGTVIDVQVFTREGLQRDKRAQQIIDDELSRYKKDLADQMRIVEADLFARLEKLLHNKVANGGPKKLAKGTKLNKEYLHSIEHHQWFDIRVADDEVAAQMEQVKEALAQKRVEFDAAFELKKKKLTQGDELQAGVQKMVKVYVAVKRRLQPGDKMAGRHGNKGVVSRIVPVEDMPRMADGTPVEVVLNPLGVPSRMNIGQVLEVHLGWAAKGLGKKINQMLEAEAKIADVRKFLGKIYKGDQADEIATFTDEEVVELCRNLKAGVPFATPVFDGASEEEIKDLLELADLPRSGQIQLYDGRTGDAFDRKVTVGYMHVLKLHHLVDDKMHARSTGPYSLVTQQPLGGKAQFGGQRFGEMEVWALEAYGAAYTLQEMLTVKSDDVNGRTKVYENIVKGDHKIDAGMPESFNVLTKEIRSLGIDIDLERH
- the rpoC gene encoding DNA-directed RNA polymerase subunit beta' encodes the protein MKALLDLFKQVTQKEEFDTIKIGLASPEKIRSWSYGEVKKPETINYRTFKPERDGLFCAKIFGPVKDYECLCGKYKRLKHRGVICEKCGVEVTLSKVRRERMGHIELASPVAHIWFLKSLPSRLGMVLDMTLRDIERVLYFEAYVVTEPGMTPLNRGQLLSEDDYLAKLEEYGDEFSAVMGAEGVRALLRALDVPAEIEKLRAELEATSSETKIKKFAKRLKVLEAFMQSGIKPEWMVMEVLPVLPPELRPLVPLDGGRFATSDLNDLYRRVINRNNRLKRLLELKAPEIIVRNEKRMLQESVDSLLDNGRRGKAMTGANKRPLKSLADMIKGKGGRFRQNLLGKRVDYSGRSVIVVGPQLKLHQCGLPKKMALELFKPFIFERLEKMGLATTIKAGKRMVEAEEPIVWDILEEVIHEHPVMLNRAPTLHRLGIQAFEPILIEGKAIQLHPLVCSAFNADFDGDQMAVHVPLSLEAQMEARTLMLASNNVLSPANGEPIIVPSQDIVLGLYYMTREKVGALGEGSIFADVSEVLRAYRSNQVDLQAKVVVRIKEVVTNEAGEKQDKLTRYETTVGRSILSEILPANLPFSAVNKTLKKKEISRLINTSFRRCGLRDTVIMADQLMYTGFAYATRAGISICVDDMLVPQQKNDLIAAAEKEVHEIQTQYTSGLVTQGERYNKVVDIWGRTGDQVAKAMMDQLGVEPVRDLTTGEALFDKKGKAVTQESFNSIYMMADSGARGSAAQIRQLSGMRGLMAKPDGSIIETPITANFREGLNMLQYFISTHGARKGLADTALKTANSGYLTRRLVDVTQDLVITENDCGTTNGRSMKALVEGGEVIEALRERILGRVVAADVVNPETSETLYEAGTLLDEDKVEHIESLGVDEVRVRTPLTCDTRYGLCAKCYGRDLGRGGLVNVGEAVGVIAAQSIGEPGTQLTMRTFHIGGAASRTVVASQVESKSNGVIKYSPNMRTVTTARGELVVVARSGEVMVTDDHGRERERHKVPYGANLTEREGKTVRAGEILATWDPHTRPIITEYAGRVRFENVEEGATVAKQIDEVTGLSTLVVIDPKRSTTGKGVRPLVRLLDDAGHEIKIAGTETPISVTFQVGSIITVEDGQHVGVGDVLARIPQESSKTRDITGGLPRVAELFEARSPKDAGMLAEVTGTASFGKETKGKQRLVITDTEGQAHEFLITKDKHVLVHDGQVVNQGEMIVDGPADPHDILRLLGIEALAQYITDEVQDVYRLQGVKINDKHIEVIVRQMLRRIAIIDEGDTTFIPKEQVERAELLQENERVVAAGKQPATFQHMLLGITKASLSTDSFISAASFQETTRVLTEAAIMGKKDDLRGLKENVIVGRLIPAGTGLAYHVLRRKQRLGLDMAEGAGLTELADAAEAQEGV
- the rpsL gene encoding 30S ribosomal protein S12, whose protein sequence is MPTINQLVRTGRTAEVTKSKVPALAGSPQKRGVCTRVYTTTPKKPNSALRKVAKVRLTNGFEVISYIGGEGHNLQEHSVVLLRGGRVKDLPGVRYHMVRGSLDTAGVKDRKQSRSKYGAKRPKKA
- the rpsG gene encoding 30S ribosomal protein S7 is translated as MPRRREVPKREVLPDPKFGNQDLSKFVNVLMTAGKKSVAERILYGALEQVGKKSGKDPIEVFNQAISNAKPQVEVKSRRVGGANYQVPVEVRPSRRMALAMRWLKEFARKRGEKSMGMRLAGELIDASEGRGGAVKKREEVHRMAEANKAFSHFRF